A section of the Chryseobacterium ginsenosidimutans genome encodes:
- a CDS encoding RDD family protein yields the protein MKISELKDKKITRRATRSFDEFGNRIYNKFEYEIPYNPTHENNETERLFAKIIDMLPFFLIFIFVFHKIVIVSVFLSIPSVIIFGTITECFFGTTLGKKIFRIKIIDEHGNYPNILRSFARNFLCLANFCSILIDYEPRASSDSETQTNLSMHMNNKLCKTYIVKESKIAEIRSLLDVEQPKNKERLIE from the coding sequence ATGAAAATTTCAGAATTAAAGGATAAGAAGATCACTCGAAGAGCGACAAGAAGTTTTGATGAATTTGGAAATCGTATTTATAACAAATTTGAATATGAAATCCCATATAATCCAACACATGAAAATAATGAAACAGAAAGACTTTTTGCCAAGATTATCGATATGCTTCCTTTCTTTTTAATTTTTATATTTGTCTTTCATAAAATAGTTATTGTAAGTGTTTTCCTTTCAATTCCATCTGTAATTATTTTCGGAACTATAACTGAATGTTTTTTCGGAACAACTTTAGGAAAGAAAATATTCAGAATAAAAATTATTGATGAACACGGAAATTATCCTAATATTTTGAGATCATTCGCAAGAAATTTTTTATGCTTAGCTAATTTTTGTTCTATTTTGATAGATTATGAACCACGTGCGAGTTCTGATTCAGAAACCCAAACGAATCTAAGCATGCACATGAACAATAAATTATGCAAAACCTACATCGTAAAAGAAAGCAAAATAGCCGAAATCAGAAGTTTACTGGATGTAGAACAACCTAAAAATAAAGAACGACTTATTGAGTAA